A genome region from Arthrobacter sp. V1I9 includes the following:
- a CDS encoding acyl-CoA thioesterase, producing MESADITFRTRKWVRPEDLNANGTLFGGSLLKWIDEEAAIYAILQLGNGRAVTKYISEINFVSSAVQGDLIEMGLTATRFGRTSLTMRAEVRNMITRQSILTIEEIVFVNLSPSGKPEPHGYTDITYDRDRIPTHHLTDTLQQD from the coding sequence ATGGAATCAGCAGACATCACCTTCCGCACCCGAAAGTGGGTCCGGCCTGAGGATCTCAATGCCAACGGCACCCTTTTCGGCGGCAGCCTGCTGAAATGGATTGATGAGGAAGCGGCGATCTACGCCATCCTCCAGCTCGGCAATGGACGCGCCGTCACCAAGTACATCTCGGAAATCAACTTCGTCAGCTCTGCGGTCCAGGGCGACCTGATCGAGATGGGCCTGACCGCCACCCGGTTCGGCCGGACGTCCTTGACCATGCGCGCCGAGGTCCGGAACATGATCACGCGGCAAAGCATCCTCACCATCGAAGAGATTGTTTTTGTGAACCTGAGCCCTTCAGGCAAGCCGGAGCCCCACGGCTACACCGACATCACCTACGACCGGGACCGGATCCCGACGCATCACCTGACAGACACACTCCAGCAGGACTGA
- a CDS encoding GNAT family N-acetyltransferase yields MQTNPRLNIRQVAWSNPVGADLRRAQQAELDARFGTPDHEPGSPPSDADCAVFLVAYDKGSGQPVGCGGLRLLDDMTAEIKRLYVLPYTRGSGVASSILAALEAEAFKQGIARIKAEAGSAQPDGRNFYENSGFEPVPNFGAYAGVKHSYCYAKSINARSAAHTAMA; encoded by the coding sequence ATGCAAACCAACCCGCGCCTGAACATCCGGCAGGTTGCCTGGTCCAACCCGGTGGGCGCGGACCTGCGCCGCGCGCAACAGGCCGAACTCGATGCCCGCTTTGGTACCCCTGACCATGAACCCGGCAGCCCGCCGTCGGACGCTGACTGCGCTGTGTTCCTGGTGGCGTATGACAAGGGATCCGGTCAGCCTGTTGGCTGCGGCGGCTTGCGGCTCCTGGATGACATGACAGCAGAGATAAAGCGCCTGTACGTTCTCCCCTACACACGGGGGTCAGGCGTAGCCAGCTCCATCCTGGCAGCCCTGGAAGCGGAGGCCTTCAAGCAGGGGATCGCCCGGATCAAGGCGGAAGCCGGTTCCGCCCAGCCCGACGGGCGGAACTTTTACGAGAACTCCGGCTTCGAGCCCGTTCCGAACTTCGGTGCCTACGCCGGCGTGAAGCACTCCTACTGCTACGCCAAGAGCATCAACGCCCGCAGCGCTGCCCACACTGCCATGGCGTAG
- a CDS encoding MarR family winged helix-turn-helix transcriptional regulator — translation MGSTGNEGSGYWYGPDGQLEYSAAVLKSLRDYRAAETAVRRSTRDSMGMGETDILALRYLLRMQASGKATAPKDLSQFLGITSASTTSLIDRLVGSGHVRREAHPTDRRSVVVVPTVESDKEVRVTLGAMHRRMMAVAEELTADEAHIVIGFLQRMTDALADVDKGHEQK, via the coding sequence ATGGGTTCAACCGGTAATGAAGGCTCTGGCTATTGGTATGGGCCGGACGGGCAGCTGGAGTACAGCGCGGCAGTCCTGAAGTCCCTGCGGGACTATCGTGCTGCTGAGACGGCCGTACGGAGGTCCACCCGCGACTCCATGGGCATGGGCGAGACGGACATCCTCGCCCTGCGCTACCTCCTGCGAATGCAGGCCTCCGGTAAGGCGACGGCGCCGAAGGACCTGAGTCAATTCCTCGGGATTACCAGCGCGTCCACCACTTCGCTGATTGACAGGCTGGTGGGCAGCGGCCACGTACGGCGTGAGGCCCACCCAACGGACCGCCGCTCCGTGGTGGTGGTGCCAACAGTGGAATCCGATAAGGAAGTCCGGGTGACCCTGGGGGCGATGCACCGGCGCATGATGGCGGTTGCGGAAGAGCTGACTGCTGACGAGGCGCATATCGTGATCGGTTTCCTGCAACGGATGACTGATGCCCTTGCGGACGTTGATAAAGGGCACGAGCAGAAGTAA
- a CDS encoding serine/threonine-protein kinase, protein MTSTAAAPQHRGAGLPSREVVVAGRYELKERLGRGSLAEVFRAADLEGGPDVAVKVAVGDSEQHFERIRNEAAVLAGMNHPSIIRFISRSIIPAATPLAGRPFLVEELALGASLAAATRTGLPRPGDVAGWARGLFGALAHLHGQGLVHRDIKPANLMLSGLRRSPVRIIDFGIAVAAGAAPEPGISSGTVHYMSPEQASGGPAQASWDVYAMGLVLLELLTGARAFPGTAIESLVARTLRSPEIPESLGPGWCTFLSALTAMDSAARPTADEAAVMAERLVPPADQQTNSACRRMAVFPARRIRQLV, encoded by the coding sequence ATGACTTCCACCGCCGCGGCACCGCAGCATCGCGGTGCTGGCCTTCCTTCCCGGGAGGTGGTGGTGGCTGGCCGTTACGAGCTCAAAGAACGCTTGGGCCGGGGCTCGCTGGCAGAGGTGTTCCGCGCTGCCGACCTTGAGGGTGGTCCTGATGTTGCCGTCAAGGTGGCCGTTGGCGACTCGGAACAGCACTTCGAGCGGATCCGTAATGAAGCCGCCGTCCTGGCAGGAATGAACCACCCCTCCATCATCAGATTCATCAGCCGGTCCATCATCCCTGCCGCGACCCCCCTCGCCGGCCGTCCGTTCCTTGTTGAAGAACTGGCGCTCGGCGCAAGCCTGGCCGCGGCAACCCGCACCGGCCTGCCCCGCCCCGGTGACGTTGCCGGCTGGGCCCGCGGCCTCTTCGGAGCGCTTGCCCACCTGCATGGACAGGGGCTTGTCCACCGGGACATTAAGCCCGCCAACCTGATGCTCAGCGGCCTGCGACGGAGTCCGGTGCGCATCATCGATTTCGGCATTGCGGTTGCTGCCGGTGCGGCTCCCGAGCCAGGCATTTCGTCCGGAACGGTGCACTACATGAGCCCCGAGCAGGCTTCGGGCGGACCAGCCCAGGCTTCCTGGGACGTCTACGCCATGGGTCTGGTCCTGCTGGAGCTTCTCACAGGCGCCAGGGCCTTTCCCGGCACAGCCATAGAATCCCTGGTAGCCAGGACACTGCGGAGTCCCGAAATCCCGGAGTCCCTGGGGCCGGGATGGTGCACCTTTCTCAGCGCGCTGACCGCAATGGACAGCGCTGCGCGGCCGACGGCGGATGAGGCGGCAGTTATGGCAGAGAGGCTTGTACCTCCGGCAGACCAGCAGACCAACAGCGCCTGCCGGAGAATGGCGGTCTTCCCGGCCCGCCGGATCAGGCAGCTGGTTTAG
- a CDS encoding histidine phosphatase family protein, producing the protein MKLLLIRHGQTPGNVLGQLDTAHPGPGLTELGERQAEALARSLANEPIEALYASTLVRTQITAGPLGRLHSLDVEVMDGLHEIEAGSLEKLTDHESHKRYMGTVISWAAGDLDRRMPAGPDGHDFFERFDAAIARVLERTSGEQATAAVISHGAAIRTWAGRRAQDADHEFAAKHVLANTGIVALEGDPDSGWRLIHWDGSPVGGLALADPTAEDPMGRNVAEP; encoded by the coding sequence ATGAAGCTGCTCCTGATCCGCCACGGGCAAACCCCGGGCAACGTGCTCGGACAACTGGACACCGCCCACCCAGGTCCCGGACTCACCGAGCTGGGTGAGCGGCAGGCGGAGGCCTTGGCCCGTTCGCTGGCCAACGAACCAATCGAGGCACTTTATGCCTCCACGCTGGTGCGAACGCAGATCACCGCGGGGCCGCTGGGCCGGCTGCACAGCCTTGACGTCGAAGTGATGGACGGCCTTCATGAAATCGAAGCCGGGTCACTGGAAAAGCTGACGGACCACGAATCGCACAAGCGGTACATGGGGACAGTGATTTCCTGGGCAGCCGGGGATCTTGACCGGCGGATGCCTGCCGGGCCGGACGGCCATGATTTCTTCGAGCGGTTTGATGCCGCCATTGCCCGCGTTCTCGAACGTACGTCCGGGGAGCAGGCAACGGCAGCAGTCATCAGCCATGGTGCAGCCATCCGCACGTGGGCCGGACGCCGGGCCCAGGACGCAGACCACGAGTTCGCTGCGAAGCATGTGCTGGCCAATACCGGGATCGTCGCATTGGAGGGTGATCCGGACAGCGGGTGGCGGCTGATCCATTGGGACGGCAGCCCGGTGGGCGGACTGGCACTTGCCGATCCGACCGCGGAGGACCCGATGGGACGGAATGTGGCGGAGCCCTAA